CCATTGATCTGGGCGGCCTGCAACCCGCTTACAGCCCTCTTCCGGAAACCTGGAAAACGCGGGATCCTCCCTCTCCTGCCGCTGCGCCGCGAAAAGCTTCGGCCCGGCCGCCTGCGGCCACCCGCGCCGATGAGCAAGCCTTGGGGGGCAAAAGTCCGTTGCCGTAGCTTACGCCAGTTTGCTATAGCGCTACCTATGCCAATATAAACCTGCATTTTTTCTCCATTCATAGCCCACTCAATGACTACCGCCCGGAAAAACCTCTTTGCCGTTGGTCTGATTACGTCGCTGTTTTTCCTGTGGGGCTTTGCGCTCAACCTGAACCCCATTCTGATTCCGCACCTCAAGAAAGCCTGCCAGCTGACCGATGCTCAGTCGGCCCTGATTGATTCGGCGTCTTACATCGCCTATTTTCTGCTGGCTATTCCTGCCGGGCAGTTTATGAAGCGCTTTGGCTACAAGGGCGGCATTTTGCTGGGGCTCCTGCTGTTTGCCGGGGGGCTTTTTTGTTTTACCCCGCCGCGGCGGCTCGCTCCTACCCGTTTTTCCTGGTGGCGTTGTTTGTTATTGCCTGCGGGCTGACGTTCCTGGAAACGGCGGCCAACCCCTATATCACCGTGCTCGGCGACGAGGAAGGCGCTACTCAGCGCCTCAACTTTGCGCAGTCGTTCAATGGCCTGGCCGCTACGCTGGCGCCTTTTCTGGGGGGTATTTTTATCTTATCGGGCAACACACTCTCCAGCGCGGAAGAAGCCAGCATGTCGGGTGGGCAGTTGGATGCCTACCTGAACGCCGAGGCGGCCGCGGTGCAGGTACCCTACCTGCTCATCGGCGGCGTAGTGCTGCTGGTGGCCCTGCTCCTCTACTTTACGCGCCTGCCTGACATTGCGGAA
The window above is part of the Hymenobacter radiodurans genome. Proteins encoded here:
- a CDS encoding MFS transporter yields the protein MTTARKNLFAVGLITSLFFLWGFALNLNPILIPHLKKACQLTDAQSALIDSASYIAYFLLAIPAGQFMKRFGYKGGILLGLLLFAGGLFCFTPPRRLAPTRFSWWRCLLLPAG